Proteins encoded by one window of Halorussus salinus:
- a CDS encoding uracil-DNA glycosylase, with protein sequence MGEMDGLDVTDCTRCPELVDCRSRIVNGTGPADADLLFVGEGPGEQEDQQGEPFVGRSGTILDDKLRDRGLAREDVRITNCVRCRPPENRDPTADELDNCWPYLESEIEQIDPEVIITLGKVPSEHLLGDDVAVTKEAGSVRTAELGGAVRDVLICVHPAATLYDRSQDETLDAALDKAAAMAGEESGGQSQLGDF encoded by the coding sequence ATGGGAGAAATGGACGGCCTCGACGTGACCGACTGCACGCGCTGTCCCGAACTCGTGGACTGCCGGAGTCGAATCGTCAACGGCACCGGACCCGCGGACGCGGACCTGCTGTTCGTCGGCGAGGGACCCGGCGAGCAGGAAGACCAGCAGGGCGAACCGTTCGTCGGGCGGAGCGGCACGATTCTTGACGACAAACTGCGCGACCGGGGACTCGCCCGCGAGGACGTGCGCATCACCAACTGCGTCCGGTGCCGACCGCCGGAGAACCGCGACCCGACCGCCGACGAGTTGGACAACTGCTGGCCCTACCTCGAAAGCGAAATCGAGCAGATAGACCCCGAGGTGATAATCACGCTCGGGAAGGTGCCGAGCGAACACCTGCTCGGTGACGACGTGGCGGTCACGAAGGAGGCCGGGTCGGTCCGGACCGCCGAACTCGGCGGTGCAGTCCGAGACGTGTTGATTTGCGTCCATCCCGCGGCGACGCTGTACGACCGGAGCCAAGACGAGACTTTGGACGCCGCACTCGACAAGGCGGCCGCGATGGCTGGCGAGGAGTCGGGCGGCCAGTCGCAACTCGGCGACTTCTGA
- a CDS encoding cupredoxin domain-containing protein, with the protein MGDSGRETPTTDESTDRTTSDPSANRRSVLRALGGAGALTAFAGTSAASERAASVASAEEATDARSPAEARERARQDDEIDPVWGFPALSDETDPPTSADHEVEVQIRPRDAPIPEFVFEPTGLYVEPGDTVRFSYASPHHTVTAYHPAFGYLQRVPDEVPPFSAPALPQGGYWLYTFEQSGVYDLHCAPHEIFGHAMRVVVGSPSGPAADPLPDLCAGGAETTGMGGETTTATETGGGDGTEGGQEGGEPELDPPRVTAYTVLTDPALDPETIVDERRVSWDDLAPESKQLFVQIRGFPPC; encoded by the coding sequence ATGGGGGATTCCGGACGCGAGACACCGACGACCGACGAATCGACCGACCGAACGACTTCGGACCCGAGCGCGAACCGCCGGAGCGTCCTGCGCGCGCTCGGCGGTGCTGGCGCGCTGACGGCGTTCGCAGGAACGAGCGCGGCCAGCGAGCGCGCGGCGTCCGTCGCGTCCGCCGAGGAGGCGACGGACGCGCGCAGTCCCGCGGAAGCCCGCGAGCGAGCGCGACAGGACGACGAAATAGACCCGGTGTGGGGCTTCCCGGCGCTGTCCGACGAGACCGACCCGCCGACCAGCGCCGACCACGAGGTTGAGGTTCAGATTCGGCCCCGCGACGCGCCGATTCCGGAGTTCGTCTTCGAACCGACCGGCCTCTACGTCGAACCGGGCGACACGGTGCGGTTCAGCTACGCGTCTCCGCATCACACCGTGACGGCGTACCACCCGGCGTTCGGCTACCTCCAGCGCGTGCCCGACGAGGTGCCGCCGTTCTCGGCCCCGGCGCTCCCGCAGGGCGGCTACTGGCTCTACACGTTCGAGCAGTCGGGCGTCTACGACCTCCACTGCGCGCCCCACGAGATATTCGGCCACGCGATGCGCGTCGTCGTCGGGTCGCCGAGCGGTCCGGCCGCCGACCCACTGCCGGACCTCTGTGCCGGTGGAGCGGAGACGACGGGAATGGGTGGAGAGACGACGACGGCGACCGAGACCGGCGGCGGGGACGGTACCGAAGGCGGCCAAGAGGGCGGTGAACCGGAACTCGACCCGCCGCGAGTTACGGCCTACACCGTCCTCACTGACCCCGCGCTCGACCCCGAGACCATCGTGGACGAGCGTCGGGTGTCGTGGGACGACCTCGCGCCCGAGAGCAAGCAGTTGTTCGTCCAGATTCGGGGCTTCCCGCCGTGTTGA
- a CDS encoding endonuclease dU: MKSGVRALGIAESYRQRRSTLAGVVTRASRVADGFAYRTCTVGGSDATDAIIDVFSALDREDVRYVFVAGIALAWYNVVDLRRVGDAIDRPVISVTFEESPGLVAALEAEFDGDALEERKEVFERQPPRERLSVNDQTVFVRSVGVGANEARDAVRAFTPEGGRPEPLRVARLAARAGDDLRRKTEQE, translated from the coding sequence GTGAAGTCCGGCGTCCGCGCGCTGGGTATCGCCGAGTCCTACCGACAGCGTCGGAGTACGCTCGCGGGCGTCGTCACCCGAGCGAGTCGCGTCGCCGACGGATTCGCCTACCGGACCTGTACGGTCGGCGGCAGCGACGCGACGGACGCCATCATCGACGTATTTTCCGCACTGGACCGCGAGGACGTGAGATACGTCTTCGTCGCGGGCATCGCGCTGGCGTGGTACAACGTCGTGGACCTGCGCCGAGTCGGCGACGCCATCGACCGCCCCGTCATCTCGGTCACGTTCGAGGAGAGTCCCGGTCTCGTCGCGGCCCTCGAAGCCGAGTTCGACGGCGACGCGCTCGAAGAACGCAAGGAAGTCTTCGAGCGTCAGCCACCCAGAGAGCGACTGAGCGTCAACGACCAGACGGTCTTCGTGCGCTCGGTCGGTGTCGGGGCGAACGAGGCCCGCGACGCGGTGCGGGCGTTCACGCCGGAGGGCGGTCGGCCCGAACCGCTCCGCGTCGCCCGACTGGCCGCGCGCGCTGGCGACGACCTGCGCCGGAAGACCGAGCAAGAGTGA
- a CDS encoding DUF5786 family protein produces MGFGSYDESEQENQDYDTDLDDDNGVNTEENSHEGSVDFEIGASNDELLDRLEDIKDDDQSET; encoded by the coding sequence ATGGGATTTGGGAGCTACGACGAGTCCGAACAGGAGAATCAGGACTACGATACCGACCTCGACGACGATAACGGCGTGAACACCGAGGAGAACTCCCACGAAGGCAGTGTCGACTTCGAAATCGGAGCCTCGAACGACGAACTCCTCGACCGGCTAGAGGACATCAAGGACGACGACCAGAGCGAGACGTAA
- a CDS encoding outer membrane protein assembly factor BamB family protein yields the protein MAPRETSRRALLVGAGGVGASVAEAHTGFAQSTAGVAPAAGGSAAGIPGVQTSHELRWQYEADGDETVCYPLGAGHGAAFAFVYAEREEGDPLSEVRAFDRRTGDVRWSHEAESLPAVASGPNERVYVGDDGGVAALDAADGSVTWTHREEATRTRQLKVDDGSVFAVADGDLLALDAADGRLRWRTAASAELVRGLLLTDDSVIFGGRDGFAALRRSDGRRRWHEPVEEGAAWPAAIRGDLLVGWSESAVYGVALADGARRFRTRVGPVRPHTIGGAVDDDSAYVWTDRLVAVDFRTGKRRWVYDPDESDAETVENPDIGGFMPVVSGGRVYTSTQDAVVALDADTGRERWQYEVRSRYFGYWGRVAHGHVYVADDRTVRALAADTGREEWSLDADAERTLWIRSAGDLVVVGTRSGRFYAIDPPARPLSAPLATAAEFATSAPGVGLLGLVGAGLLAAGYRRATRDSTATAPHPDADAELGRLARLGGGPVTETHLKRVRTPDGPTLVAETRLTDARHREEFARAVERWSDVDAEGVLPIREYGAGDAREGDAMPWFETPYLAGGSLADSWPLARRERVEVVSGAARALHAAHRREVVHGRLAPRHVLRGRVAPDSDDPASAPEVAVGGWFLADALAPVRDDTDPSNPVREPDPYAPPENSSDVAADVYRVGALASDLLGGGPPTRTAGEPPLGSTATDSLSGRLGAVLDRALAADPADRYESALAFDDAFRWAALDR from the coding sequence ATGGCCCCCAGAGAGACGAGTCGCCGCGCGCTCCTCGTCGGCGCGGGCGGCGTCGGCGCGAGCGTCGCCGAGGCCCACACTGGATTCGCCCAGTCCACCGCCGGAGTCGCCCCGGCCGCCGGTGGGTCGGCGGCCGGGATTCCGGGCGTCCAGACCAGCCATGAACTCCGCTGGCAGTACGAGGCCGATGGTGACGAGACGGTCTGCTACCCCCTCGGCGCTGGTCACGGCGCGGCGTTCGCGTTCGTCTACGCCGAGCGCGAGGAGGGCGACCCGCTGAGCGAGGTCCGCGCGTTCGACCGCCGGACCGGCGACGTTCGCTGGTCACACGAGGCCGAGAGTCTCCCCGCGGTCGCGTCCGGGCCGAACGAGCGCGTCTACGTCGGCGACGACGGTGGCGTCGCCGCGCTCGACGCGGCCGACGGGAGCGTCACGTGGACCCACCGCGAGGAGGCGACCCGGACGCGCCAACTCAAGGTAGACGACGGGAGCGTCTTCGCGGTCGCCGACGGCGACCTGTTGGCGCTCGACGCGGCCGACGGGAGGTTGCGCTGGCGAACCGCCGCGTCGGCCGAGTTGGTCCGCGGTCTGCTCCTCACCGACGACAGCGTGATCTTCGGCGGCAGAGACGGCTTCGCCGCCCTCCGGCGCTCGGACGGGCGACGACGCTGGCACGAACCGGTGGAAGAGGGCGCGGCGTGGCCCGCCGCGATTCGTGGGGACCTCCTCGTCGGGTGGTCGGAGTCGGCGGTCTACGGGGTCGCGCTCGCGGACGGCGCGCGTCGGTTCCGGACCCGCGTCGGCCCGGTCCGTCCCCACACCATCGGCGGCGCGGTAGACGACGATTCTGCCTACGTCTGGACCGACCGACTCGTCGCGGTGGACTTTCGGACCGGAAAGCGACGCTGGGTCTACGACCCCGACGAGAGCGACGCTGAGACCGTCGAAAACCCCGACATCGGCGGGTTCATGCCCGTCGTCTCGGGCGGTCGGGTGTACACGTCCACGCAGGACGCCGTCGTCGCGCTGGACGCCGACACTGGCCGCGAACGCTGGCAGTACGAGGTGCGGTCGCGCTACTTCGGCTACTGGGGCCGGGTCGCCCACGGCCACGTCTACGTCGCGGACGACCGGACCGTCCGGGCGCTCGCGGCCGACACCGGCCGCGAGGAGTGGTCGCTCGACGCCGACGCCGAGCGCACGCTCTGGATTCGGTCGGCTGGCGACCTCGTGGTCGTCGGCACCCGGAGCGGTCGCTTCTACGCCATCGACCCGCCCGCCAGACCGCTCTCGGCCCCGCTCGCCACCGCCGCGGAGTTCGCCACCTCCGCGCCCGGAGTCGGCCTCCTCGGACTCGTCGGCGCGGGGTTGCTGGCCGCGGGCTACCGGCGAGCGACCCGCGACTCCACGGCGACCGCTCCGCACCCCGACGCCGACGCGGAGTTGGGTCGTCTCGCCCGACTCGGCGGCGGTCCCGTCACCGAGACGCACCTCAAGCGCGTCCGGACGCCCGACGGCCCGACGCTGGTCGCCGAGACGCGCCTGACCGACGCGCGCCACCGCGAGGAGTTCGCGCGAGCGGTCGAACGCTGGAGCGACGTGGACGCCGAGGGCGTCCTCCCGATTCGGGAGTACGGCGCGGGGGACGCCCGCGAGGGCGACGCGATGCCGTGGTTCGAGACGCCGTATCTCGCTGGCGGGTCGCTGGCCGACTCGTGGCCCCTCGCCCGGCGCGAGCGCGTCGAGGTCGTCTCTGGGGCGGCGCGCGCGCTCCACGCCGCCCACCGACGGGAGGTCGTCCACGGCCGCCTCGCGCCCCGGCACGTCCTCCGCGGGCGAGTCGCCCCCGACTCCGACGACCCCGCTTCCGCCCCGGAGGTCGCGGTCGGCGGGTGGTTCCTCGCCGACGCGCTCGCCCCGGTCCGCGACGACACGGACCCCTCTAATCCGGTCCGAGAGCCGGACCCCTACGCGCCGCCAGAGAATTCGAGTGACGTGGCCGCCGACGTGTACCGCGTCGGCGCGCTGGCGAGCGACCTCCTCGGTGGCGGCCCCCCGACTCGAACCGCCGGAGAGCCGCCGCTCGGCTCGACGGCGACGGACTCGCTCTCGGGGCGACTCGGTGCGGTCCTCGACCGGGCGCTCGCGGCCGACCCCGCGGACCGCTACGAGTCGGCGCTGGCGTTCGACGACGCGTTCCGGTGGGCCGCGCTGGATAGGTAG